In the Leptospira limi genome, one interval contains:
- the gpmI gene encoding 2,3-bisphosphoglycerate-independent phosphoglycerate mutase: MLTLKKHPQGALTKQVLLIVLDGVGYTEKGFENGNAVAKANMPVLKGLWKNHPTVLLKAHGTAVGMPSDEDMGNSEVGHNVLGSGRIFDQGAKLVSLSIENGSLFNGPIWKKIVSNCLNHQSTFHLIGLFSDGNVHSHIDHLKALIDNAIKQNIKKIRLHILLDGRDVPEKSALDYLIPFETYLDSHRKSGIDIFIASGGGRMELTMDRYDADWSMIERGWKHHVEGEGRIFPSAKEAIETFRTENPSVIDQYLPGFVIGDGSGNPVGKILDNDSVVFFNFRGDRAIEISRAFTEENLPLLNRKRFPKVEFAGMMQYDGDLFIPKQYLVAPPTIDRTMGEYFANEGIAQYALSETQKFGHVTFFWNGNRSGYFNQNLETYEEVKSDIIPFDQKPEMKAKEITDNLVLALTSHKFPFLRVNYANGDMVGHTGNMDATIKGLEYLDVCLDRIKKICDETNTVLCITADHGNADEMYQLDKKGNAQKAKDGKPVPKTSHTLNPVQFVLYDPKGKIQLEPNVKESGLANVAATMMDLLGFEAPEGYHPSLIHRN; this comes from the coding sequence ATGTTAACTCTAAAGAAACATCCACAAGGTGCATTGACCAAACAAGTTTTACTCATCGTACTCGATGGAGTGGGTTACACAGAAAAAGGATTTGAAAATGGGAATGCCGTTGCCAAGGCAAATATGCCAGTTTTAAAAGGACTTTGGAAAAACCACCCAACTGTATTACTAAAAGCTCACGGGACAGCCGTTGGTATGCCGAGCGACGAAGACATGGGAAACTCTGAAGTGGGTCACAATGTGCTTGGTTCAGGACGTATCTTTGACCAAGGGGCAAAACTTGTTTCTTTATCCATTGAGAATGGAAGTTTGTTCAATGGACCTATCTGGAAAAAAATTGTCTCCAATTGTTTAAATCATCAATCCACATTTCACTTGATCGGACTATTCTCTGATGGAAACGTTCATAGCCATATCGATCACTTAAAAGCACTCATCGACAATGCTATTAAACAAAATATAAAAAAAATTCGATTACATATTTTATTAGATGGAAGAGACGTTCCCGAAAAATCCGCGTTAGACTACTTAATCCCATTTGAAACCTATTTGGATTCCCATAGAAAATCAGGCATAGACATATTCATTGCATCTGGTGGTGGTCGGATGGAGTTAACTATGGACAGGTATGATGCAGACTGGTCCATGATTGAAAGAGGATGGAAACACCATGTGGAAGGTGAAGGAAGGATATTCCCTTCTGCAAAAGAAGCAATCGAGACTTTCCGCACTGAAAATCCATCTGTGATCGACCAATACCTGCCAGGATTTGTGATTGGTGATGGAAGTGGTAACCCTGTTGGAAAAATTTTAGACAATGACTCTGTTGTATTTTTTAACTTCAGAGGTGATAGAGCCATAGAAATTTCAAGAGCATTTACTGAAGAAAATTTACCACTACTCAACCGCAAACGATTTCCAAAAGTAGAATTTGCAGGAATGATGCAATATGATGGCGATCTCTTTATCCCCAAACAATACTTAGTTGCTCCACCAACTATTGACCGCACTATGGGTGAATACTTTGCCAATGAAGGTATAGCACAATATGCATTGTCCGAAACACAAAAATTTGGCCACGTAACTTTTTTTTGGAATGGGAACCGATCTGGTTACTTCAATCAAAACTTAGAAACATATGAAGAAGTGAAATCTGATATTATTCCTTTTGACCAAAAACCTGAAATGAAAGCAAAAGAAATCACTGACAATTTGGTCCTTGCTCTCACTTCTCATAAATTTCCATTCCTTCGAGTTAATTATGCCAATGGCGATATGGTCGGACATACAGGAAATATGGATGCAACAATCAAAGGATTGGAATACCTAGATGTTTGTTTGGACCGAATCAAAAAAATTTGTGATGAAACAAATACGGTTTTATGTATCACAGCAGACCATGGTAATGCTGATGAGATGTACCAATTGGACAAAAAAGGAAATGCTCAAAAAGCAAAAGATGGTAAACCCGTTCCAAAAACAAGTCATACCCTTAATCCCGTACAATTTGTACTGTATGATCCAAAAGGTAAAATCCAACTCGAACCAAATGTAAAAGAATCAGGTCTTGCAAACGTAGCCGCAACCATGATGGATTTATTAGGTTTTGAAGCTCCGGAAGGTTATCACCCAAGTCTAATTCATAGAAATTAA